GCTCTTTTCATTGGTGATCGTCTAGAAGAGTTTTCGACACAAGAGCTTAATGAAATAATTGAATATTCTCACAAAAATGCAACAAAAGTTGTATTTAACGAGAGTGTTTATTTTCATAAGAACAAAAAAATGCTTAGTGCTGAAAACGGGATTACTCCAGATGCGAGCTATATCCACTTTGGAGGTCAGATAGGACTTTGCATGTTAAAAGATGAAGTCTATGAATCAAAGCCATTGATGATGATTTCTACTTGGGATGGAGATGCATATGCCCTGGCCCAAGCCTATCAATACTTAACATCAAACACACCTAAGAAAGAATTCAAATGTTTTGAGGACATCTCTTATGAATTTGGCCTTAAGGCACCAAGCGACTTTGGCAACTCAGGAAAATGGTTCTTCACATGTTAACAGACTTAAATCTACCAATATTTAAGTATGAGAGTTCTAACCCATACGAAAATGGACTACAACATGGGAAGGCTTACAAAGAGGCAATCAAAGAACTTGTTAAAATTAGAACAAACTTACTTTTAAAGAGGTCTCCTCACCTAGAAAATAAACTAGATGAATTCGCAAAAGAACAATTTCGTTTTACGAAAGATTTCTCAAATGATTTGGCCCTTGAGCTAGAAGGAATAGCAGAAGGGAGTGAATGCTCATTAACAGACATTATCATCTTAAATAATTATACAGACTTTCGTGATATCCAATTACCAGATGAAGGATGCACTGCAATCTCTTATATCGGAGATGATATAAGCCTCGCAGGCCAAACTTGGGATATGCACCAAAGCGCAAAGAACTACTTGATGATAATTGAGGTTCACAATGAATCAACGCAAACAAAAGAAATAATCTACACAGTATGTGGCTGCCTCGGGCTTATGGCAATGAATAGCTACGCTCAATTTGTTGGTGTCAATAATATAAATGTGGTGGATGGTGAAAACGGTATTATCTGGCCTGCATTGATAAGAAAGTTGTCGACATTAAAGAATCAAAAAGAAGTAATCGATACCCTAATGAATGCAAAAGTTACTTCAGGTCATAATTATTTAATAAGTGATGGCAGTAATGCCTACAATTATGAAATCACTCCTACTGTTAAAGAGATTGTGCCTCCACAATCTGAAGAAATAATCTTTCATACAAATCATTGCCTTAATGAGAGAATCATAAGTGTTGAAGACAAGAAAAATATAAGTAAAACAACACATAAGCGATATGAACTTGCAAAGAAATACGCAAAACAAATTACAACAGAGAAGGCCATGTTTGACTTTTTAACATCTCATGATGGCCACCCTATTTCAATTTGTTCACACTTTAGCCCAGAAGGTGCCAACGATCCTTCACAAACTTGTGGTGGAGCACTCTATAATTATAAAACACAAATGCTAAAAATATGGCGAGGCTGTCGAGAATACGATGACAATTATCGCTACGTAGAAATACCTCTACCACTTGTGGATACGAAATAGGTCACAAGAAAAAAAGTGAGATTAAAATGGGGCATCGAAAATATTTTCATACTTGGTCAAATCAAAATAACCCCAAAGTAATTGAGCTAAAAGACACTTTCGAATGGGGTTATATAACTCCAAGTGATGATAAAATATTTGATCTTTCATCAGGAAGTTACCATCAATCATTTGGTCTTAAAAATAAACAATTAATCGATGCCTTAATCCATCAGCTTAATGAAATCCCAATGGCCATACCTAAAACGGAATTCACTTTAAAAACTGAAGTGTCACAGAAGCTAGTTGATAGAATTGGTTTTGATGGACGTATTTTCTACACCCTTTCAGGGGCAGAGTCCAATGAGAATGCCCTAAAGATGGTAAGGCAATTTACTAAAAGAGAAATTATTCTTTCTTGTGAGAATTCATATCACGGAGCAACTTCTGGCTCACTTGCCCTTTCTGGTGATTGGCGTAGAGATGCATTAGGAACGTCCGCTCCAGGACAGGCCTTTATCCCTAATTTTTATAATGATCCTGACCTAGAAAAAACGAAAAAGATAATTAAAGATATTGGCGCAGATAATATTGCAGCAATTTGCCTTGAGACTATCACCGGTGGAAATGGTGTCTATATTCCTCCAGAGTCTTATTATATTGAACTAGAAAAAGTATGTCGCACCAATGATATAAAAATAATTCTAGATGAAGTAATTTGTGGTTTCGGTAGAACAGGAAAAGACTTTGGTTTTCAAAATTATCCAATTAAGCCTGACTTTATTACATTTGCAAAATCTATATCAGGTGGATATTTTCCGTTTGGCGCAACATTTGTTTCTGAAGATATTGCATCTTTCTTTGACAGTGAGGTTCTATCTTGTGGACTGACTAATGCCTCCCATCCAATTGGCCTTCGCCTTTTAGATGAAGTTCTAAATCTTACAAAAGATGCTAACTTCCAAAATACTTTAAAAGAAAATATTAATCTTTTGAGTCACTTCAAAGATAAACTTATAAAACTAGATTCGGTCTCAGAAGTTAGAAGTATTGGAATGCTAATGGCAATTGAACTCAATACAAATGAAGACATGAGAGTATTTTGGGAGAATTGTTTAAATAATGGTTTATATATCAATACAACTAGGAATATGATTATTTTATGTCCCTACCTTAACTACCCTAATGACCTTCTAGAAGATTGTTTAGAGAAACTTTTAAATATAATACAAAATAAATAAGGAAGCTTATGTATAGTAAAATATATGACAATGCCAAAGAGGCCTTAAGTGATATCACAGATGGAAGTACTATTATGAGTGGTGGATTTGGCCTATGTGGTATTCCAGAAAACTCAATTAACTACTTGTCCACAACAAACCTCAAAGACCTAAAAGTTGTTTCAAATAATATTGGAAACTCAGGAAGAGGCCTAGTAAAACTTTTAAAAAAGAATATGATCTCTAAAGGATATTGTAGTTACGTAGGAGGGAATCCTGACCTTGAAGAGGCCATGTTATCTGGAAAAATTGAAATTGAACTGATCCCACAAGGTACGTTAAGCGAAAGAATCCGTGCCGCAGGCATGGGTATTCGAGCTTTTTATACACCAACAGGATATGGTACAGAAGTCGCAGAAGGAAAAGATATTAAAGAATTTGATCGGCCATGTATTTTAGAGCATGCGCTTCATGCAGACTTTGCAATAATCAAAGCCCAAAAGGCCGATCCATATGGAAACCTCTGGTTCAAAGAAACTGCTAGAAACTTCTCTCCCCTAATGGCAATGGCAGCAAAGACGACGATTGTAGAAGTTGAAGAGATTGTTGCTCTTGGAGATATAAGGCCTGAGGATGTCCATATTCCAGGAGTCTTCGTTCAACGTGTATATCTTGGAAGTAATTATGAGAATGCAATAGAGTTCTTAAAGGTTAAGGAGTAGATCATGTGGACAAAAGAAGAAATGGCAAAACAAGTTATTAAGCTCTTTGATAAGAATTCAACAATCAATTTAGGAATTGGTCTTCCAACGATTATCCCAGATCAACTACCTAAGGATCACCCATTTATTATTCATAGTGAAAATGGCGTTCTTGGAGTTGGAGACTCTCCATTAAAAGACAATGTTTCGGCCACTCTTATTAATGCTGGAAAAGAAACTATTACTGTAGAAAAAGGAGCAAGCTTTTTTGATAGTTCAATGAGTTTTGGAATGATACGTGGAGGACATATAGACTTCTGTGTCTTGGGTGGTATGGAAGTTGATATTGAAGGTTCACTTGCAAATTGGAAAATACCAGGAAAGAAAATCACTGGTATGGGTGGCGCAATGGATCTAGTAAATGGTGCTAAGAATTTAATCGTTATGATGAAACATTATAGTAAGTCAGGAAAGCCAAAACTTCTTCCATTATGCGAACTTCCGTTAACAGGAAAGAATGTCGTTCACTATGTAGTAACAGACTACGGTAGCTTTAAAATTGAAAAGAAAAAGTTTAAAGCTTTAGAACTAGCTTCTAATGTAACAATTGAAAGTCTTAATAAGGATTTTTCTTCAGATATTTTTATTGAATAAATTAGATAAAAAAAGAGGGCCCTGCAACTGGCCCTCCAATTTTTCGGCTTCATGCCTATCTCTTGCTACGACATCCTGTCGACAATTAAATTATAACGCACAATAATGAAAAAATCAGAAAAAAAATAAATGGGTAAACATTTCCATTTACCATAAAGGAAGTTTATAATTAGACGTGATCACACAAACTTAAGAGGAATAGATGAGTATTTTCAACAGGAATAAACATAAGCAAACTTTTACTTATTTTATACCAACTCCACCACAGCGCTCGACACCATATCAAGAACAGGCCTTTGACCTAGTTACGAAGACACTAAACAGGAAAAATATTCCATTTAATATCAAACATACGGCAGTAAATGAAAGAGGATTATGGATTATCATTGAGCTATTTGGAAAAGAAGAGAATCTAACAAAGATTATTTCTGATTTAAAAGAAACAATTAGCACTAATATAAAAAAGAATGAAAATGATGATTTAGAAATTTACTACGAAGAACATGAAGAGTTTCATAAAAATGAGAATTACAAAGCATAGAAAAAAATTCACTTTAATTCTCTCACTAGTAAGCTTCTTTTTTTTAATAGGCTGTTCAGAGGTTGAAAAGAAGTTAAACGATACACAAAGTTTAAATACGGTCTGTCCAATAATAGAGTCAAAATCAAATTATCTTTTGGAAAACCCACGAAATATCTCAGAGGCCCAGAAATTGATTAGTGCTAAGAGTAACTCTTCACAATATCGAAATCAGATACTAAATTTTAGTTTGGCCCAACTCTATCTTTCGCCACACTCTACAAATTTAAATTCACATACTCTATTCTTTGCAAAGATTAATGGTAAAGAAATTTTTATCAACAGTATTCCAGATGAGACTTACGAGTTCTCATTTATAGCTGCACTAAATGAGTTGGCACAACAATTAAAAAAGCCAATCTCTTTAAAATCACGACTGAATTTAGTAGAAAAAAATATAAGTGAATACGTCTATGCTTCAAGATCATTAGAAGAATTCATTAAAAACAACCAGGCCCAATTATTCAAATCAAAACCATTGAAAAAAATGTATTTTAGAGGAGCACAGGGAATAAGAGAGAACGAACTCTTTCGTCGTCTTGACTACTTAAAAGACTATAATCTTTTAAAACGAAAAGCTTCTCCAACAAAGAATAAAACAAACTTGACCTCTGCTCACCTCTTTACAAGAGATAATTATAGCTGCTCATTTGATTCTAAAGTGTTTAATGCTGATATTATGATCTTAAAGAAACCAGAAAAAGCTTATCATAATATATTCTCACACTATAAAGACAAGAATAATTATATTATTGGTGTTACTTCATCTGTTCCTAAAGTAGACAATTCAATTAACGAATTTCTTTTTCAAAAATCCAACAATGACAGCTACACTGCTGCATGTATGACAAAGGACCAACGTAACCATTCTATTTTCTTGTTTATGAATGGCATAACTTATAATGCCCAGGTTCTAAACCGACTAATAAACTCACACTCACAAGTCACAAATGCAAAAGACTTTATGGATACAAAAAGATCATTAATGCTGACTAATCCAAAAAGAAAAGTCTCTGAAATCTATGGTATAAATCGTGTTAAAAATGATAAAGAGGCCCAATACTACATACCAAGCCTTGGGAGGCTCACAATTTTAGAGCAAGGTGAGTTCCTTAGCACTTTCAATGACCCAAGAAACAAGCAATTAAAATGCAATTGATAACTTTATATGGACAAGCATCCAATAAGAAATGGATTATTGAAGTTAACGATAAGGCTTCATTGGACTTAACTATACTAGAATTTTTAAGATCGCATAACTTTCCAATCGCCTCTAGTTGTGACGGCGAGAAAGTCTGTCAATTATGTACCATTAACGAAGGACTTCTCGCTTGCAATGTACTGGTAAAAGATATTATTACGAAGTATAATTCAATAATAACAATTACATACTTATAACAAAGGGATAAATCCATGCGCTATCTTTCATTTGATATTGAGGCCACTGGCCTTGAGGAAAAAGACTTAATCATCGAATTTGCAATGGTTCCCTTCTGTGCCAAAACAAAGAAAATTAATCACGACTTAGAAAAGCACTTCTATATAAAATGCCCTAGCTTTGAAGAACTCAAACCAAATTTAAACAAATGGGTTATTGATCATAATAAAGAATTAATTGAAAAAGCACATAGTGATGGAATTACGATTGAGTCTTTCAAAGAAGAACTGTCAAAATATCTTGAATCTGAAGAAGTGAAAGAATACTTTGGAGATAAGAAAATAACTTTATTTGGAAAGTCTATGAGTGCCATTGATCTTCCTTTTCTTAATAGAGATCTAGGATGGGAGTTTATGAGAAAATACTTTGAGCACCGTCAATTAGACCTTTCTTGTATTGCATATGGGCTTATCGACATGGGTTTCATACCAGCAGAGTGTGAATCAGGTTCAAAGCTAATGAAGTACTTAAAAATGGGCGACGTCGCGCACACGGCCTTAGAAGATGCTGTTAATACGGCCATTATGTACTTTAAGCTACTAGATCTAGTGTCTGTGAAAAAAGCTTAGTGGATCAAAGGCCTTCGAGTCATAACGAACTTCAAAATGTAAGTGATCACCTGTTGATTTACCTGTATTTCCAACAGCAGCAATAACTTGCCCTCGAGAAACCTTTTGGCCTTTTCTAGCATAGTTCTTATGATTATGAGCATAGATCGTAAAAAGTCCACCTGCGTGTGAAACCACTACGATATTTCCATATCCAGACTTTCTGCCACTATAAACAACAACACCAGAGTCTGCTGAAACAATATATGTTCCTTTTCTTGCAGCAATATCAATTCCTTCATGAGGTCTCCCCCATCTGTGACCAAAGCCTGAGGACACTTTCTTAGAAGATGGAACTGGCCATAAGAATCGTGAAGATGATTTAAGTCTAGAATAATCAATTGAAGAAATACTACGCCCTTCAATTCGATTAATCATGATACCTCGTTTATAAGGTAAGAAGATAGTCTCGCCCTTTTTAAAAGATGCATTCTTGTTAAACTCTTCAATTTGCCATTGGGGAATATTGAAAATATTTGCTAATTTCTTTGCACTATAATTAGAAGTTAATTTTATATAGCGGCCATTCTTTAAGGTCGAACAACTTAGCACTGTAAGAATAAATAATAAGTAAAAAGAAAGCTTTCTCATCTGTCCTCATTCGTTAAGTTTGAATGAGGACAAGTCGTCTATTTTAGTCTACTTAACTAAATTAGTCGGTAATTTTTGCCGCCCATTCATTGAATACATCGGACGAAAAATTCAAAAGGTTTAGGAAGGAAAAGGAAATATTTCCGTTCATAACTGCATGAATGTCTGAAGTATGGTGAGGATCGACCTCTGTAGGAGCTCCTCCAATCCAGTAATATTGTCGACCTTTTTGATCAAGTCTTTCGACAACTTCTTCTGTATATCGGCGCATTTGAGGTCTAGTCCATTTAATATCACCTACTTGCGTATGACATAAATTTGGAACATTGATATTTAATAACGAGCAATCAGGCATTGAAAGTAATTGCTCTTTCTTATTGGTAATAAGATCTTTAATGATATTGGCCGCTGTTTGAAAGTGCTTACTTTCATCCTGCGAGCTCATGACAGTCGAGACAGCAATAGCACTTATGCCTTGAAATACGGCCTGTCTCGCAGCTCCTACTGTACCAGAGTAGTAAATGTCTTGACCAAGGTTTGCACCATGGTTAATTCCAGAAATAACGAGATCTGGCCTATAATCTAATACGGAATTTATCCCCAATAAAACACTATCGGCCGGATAACCTGAACAACTAAATGTATAATCATTGATTTTATCAACCCTGATTGGGTCGTGTAACGTTAGGGCCTGAGACGTTGCTGATCTCTCATGGCTTGGTGCCACGATAACAACATTAGCAATGTCTTTTAGAGTTTCATAAAGGCACTGAATTCCTTCAGCAGCGTATCCATCGTCATTTGAAAGTAAAATATTCATAACTTCTTATTAATTAAATTTTGCTAAATAGCAAGTGTCTTTCTTGCATACTCTATATATTCTGACAACTTAGTAGCATCAATATTACGGTAACAGCGTTCAACTTGTGAATTGATTTCAAACTTTAAATAGTCTGGATCAAGGGACTCGATAACACTCATTGAGATATTTGAATTCCAATTTAACTTAATCCCAAGTTGAAATTTTTCATTCTTTACTCTCATAACCTTAGAATAGAAATTAACAATAAATGAATTCAATAGTCCTTTATCGGCCATCGAATGTAAGAACTCATAATTGAGAACGACACTTTGACATAAAGGAGACGAAATCTTCTCATAGACTAAATTATCTTTCTCATCAAATGTAATAGAAAATGCGCGATTAAAGGCTTCTAATATTTTCTTATCATGGTTACTACTTAAACCGAAGTTTAAGCGAACTTTTGGATGATACTTTTCAACTGTATCAACTATAGATTTAATGATGAATTCAGAATCATTTTCAAAATGCAACTCAACAATATCGTCTTGTTTTAAATCATGTGCATTTAAAAGCTCTTCTAGCACATATCCTTGAATGAAATTAAAACTTCGAGGCCTAAAGTCAAAACCATAGCAACCCTTTGCCAATGTTTTGGCAACTTGTAAGCTTCTTTTGTCATAGATTCCATCAAGAACAATATTCATCAAATCAATTCTACACGAAAAAGCGCTCTATTGCTTGAAAGATGCTTTCTGAGCAAGAAGTTCCTACTGATTCAGGATGAAATTGCATCGTAAATATACGTTCATCCTCGTAGGCCATTAATAATTCATTATTATTATCAAATATCAATTTAGTTTGCTTAAGTAATGAGTTTTCACTATTTACTTCGACATATAAAGAATTATAGCGCTGTAAATTGATATCATTTGTCTCCTCTACAATACCAGACAATAAGCCTAAGTCTTTAGGTTTCACAGTTCTGCCATGAATTGGATACTTACTTCTATTGATTGTGCATTGATAAAGAGAACTTAAAACAAGTTGATGTCCAAGGCAGATTCCTACAATTCGTCTCGCCTTTTTAAGATTAGCTTTTAACTCTAAATTATTTTGTTTAAAGAAATCAATATACTCACTTGGGTGTCCAGGTCCTGGACCTAATATAATATTTTGATTAACAAGGTCATGTCTTTTAAGATCTCTAAAATTAATGACTTCTATCTCACAAGATTTCCAATGAGAAAGGTAGGATATAATATTATTTGTAAAACTATCTTCAAAATCAACGAAGATAATTCTCACAGCGTGACCCCAAATACTGAATCAAAGTTCTTCGCATTATAATTAATTAGAATTTTTAGTGCGATCGATCGATCAAGCTTTAGTTTATTATTTACATATTCATCTTTTTGACGATATTCAACATCAAAAACCCAACAGTTATTAAGTGGGTTGTATCGTGAACCAATATATGACTCATACATTCTTTCTAAGTCGATGTCGTAATAATACCCTGTTCTAAAAGAAAATGTATCATTTAGTTCAAAGTCAATATCGGCCGTAAAGTAACGTCGCTCGGAAGCAAAAGAGTCATAATTTAAGCCAATTTTATACTCGAAACGATCCATACTCTGAGATAGTGATAATTGCGTTATATGCTTACTTTCTGTATGGAAGTAATATTCTGATAAGTTAAATTGAAATTTATCAAAATTTAATCCACCCATGATTGCAAGACGAGTTAGCCTCTCACTTGTTGTAAGTTCTTTATTTGTTTCATCTTCTAGAATTAAACCTTGAGAAATATTAAACCAGGCAACTTTCTTATAATCATAATTATCAAGTTGATAATTAAAGTTTTTAAACATCTCATAATTTGCTTTAGGTGTTTTCTTAAGAAAGTTATTATTAAACACAAATTCAATTGTATTTGATTCAGGTAAATCCGTTCTTGTTGAAACATCTTCAAGAGTATTGTTTCGTCCACGAATAATATCTCTTTCATCAAAACGTCCATCATCTTGTAATAATGCAAACTGGTTACCTAAGGCGGCATTACCACGATATTTTTGAGAATTATAATAGAAGTGATTCAGACCAAGCTTTATACTGTGCTTATAAGAAGAACGGTATAATTTCCTTACATTAAGCTCTTCCTTTTCTGTACTCGGGATTTTTGCGATTAAGTTTCTTTCATCATCTTCTACAAAAACAGGTTGAATAACTTCTTCCTGAATGAAGGCCCTTCCATAAACTTTTTCAATATCAAACCATATCGATGTATTTACGTAATTTCCGTATTTATATCCATTTTGTTTGTCACTTTTTTCTGTTGGCAAGATATAGTATTGAGCATCTAGTCCAGCTTCAAATTTTAGATTTAGATTAAAAATTGGTTTAAATACAAATTCTAAGGTTGGGTTATAGTCGAATCGTTGAATATTACGGTAGTAGTTATTTTCTTGAACCACATCTTGTTTAAAATAATCAAATTTTAAATTTTGATAGAAATTGATCTTCGAAAGAAGACCTTTAGAGTTTAAGATATTAAAAGGCTTATGACCTATCCCAAGAGATAAAGTATTTTGTACATAGCTTGAGTCAAATTCTTCAGGGTCACTAAAAATAGAGTTACTCATAAAGCTTGAATAAAGATTAATGAGTACAGAGTCTCCCATATAGTCTGTAGAAACAGTCGTACCCTTTTCATTACCCATATAGATATCTTTATCAAAATATTCTTCATAATCACTTTGAATATCTAAGTCCGATAAGTAAGTGGAGTTTGCTAAGAAAGAAATATTATTATTAGGATGGTAGAAATAATTTAATTCATATGCACCACGAATTTCGTCTTCACCACTTGCTTCAATATCTAGTTTTCCAGGCTGCCATATTTTGTCATTTACGGTTCTTGATTCAAATTCAAAGTTAGAAAACTTCCCTAAGTTATTACGATACTCGAGTTCAAGACCATTTCCTCTTCGCCCATAGACAGTAGGAGAAAAAGTCATATCACTATTCTCATTAATGGCCCAAAAGATAGGTTGTCTAAAGAAGAATCCTTCATCAAAATCTAAACCAATTGTAGGAAATAAAAGACCAGACTCTCTAACCTTTCTAATTGGTAATGCGATATAAGGGATGTAAACAATGATTACACCATTGATCTTAATGAATGTGTGCTTCATTGAAATATAATCATCAGGGACAACTGTTACTTCTTGACCTTGAATACTCCAAGATTCAGGGCAATCTTTACAAGTTGTAAACTCAGCTTCCTTGGCAGTGAAAACACCACTATTCTTTCGAACAATTTCTTTCCCACGAAGAACAAAACTCTCATCAACAAGCTTTGCATTCTTGACTTTAAATTCAGCTTTTTTTAACGAATAAGAAATCTCTGTACCATATAGATTAAATTTAGCACCTGTATAACGAACATTTCCCCAGATCTTTCCTAGGCCTGTGCCAAGAGAGATACTTGCCTTCTCTCCATAAACCGTATCTGTACCAAGTTTAATAATAACATTTCCGTGGGCTTCATAAGAGTTGTCACTACTTTTTCGATAGGCCTTATCTGATAAAATTTGGACTTCATCATTTTCTCCAAATGCTAAAACTTTTGGAGTTGCTGCATGAGCATGACTACTTCCTAATATTAAGATACTTTTGCATATCAGCAATAAAGTAGTAGGAGCCAACCACAAGAATGTTGCGTGTTTGAAGTTGGATATTTTGTGGCATATCTGCTGTGCTAGAAGCACTATATTTATTAGATTCAATTTCCTCATTAATACCTAATATTGTATCGAGAAAATTGTGCATTTCATATACTTTTGTTTCACTCTGAAGCTCCTTTTTTATCTGGGCAGAGCTTAGAGCGCGCTCGTGTTGAAATTCTAAAATATTAACTGACTTTACAATACATGGATATGTTTTATAGAGCTTTAGAATACTCTTAATTTGATCTTGTCTCCCACTTGAAAAGCTTATTAGAACATCATATTGAACTTTATTTGTATCGTTTAAACTTTGCAGTAACTTTTGATGACCTAGTAAATTATGGGCACCAAAGAAAGTAAATTCAAACTCTCCAAAATCAATATGATCACCTCTTCCTGGAGTTATAGGCCACTTGAAATCGTCATTGATATTAGTGATTCCAGTAATATGTGAAAATAAGGCCATGGCCATCTGGCGGTTTCGTAGTTGAAAATCAGTTTCTGACTCATTGCTAACAGATGTGCAATTAATAGAGTCTCGATCACACCAATTGCATAGAATATCTTTTAGAAACTTTTGTTCGATATTTTCGAATAATCGTCCACTTATCCTAGTTATTCCATACTTTTCAAATAAAATTTCCTTAAGGGTTGATCCCAGTATTTGTGTGTGGTCTAGCCCAATTGATGTAATGGCCGCAACTGGTTTTGTAAAAATATTCGTAGCATCAAAACGGCCACCAAGACCAACTTCAAGAATTAGATATTCAATATCCAGACTTACTGCATATTTTATAAATAAGACAAATAAAGCCTCATAAAAAGATAACTGAAGACGAATTATATCCTCTTCATACTTATCAAGAAGTTCAATTAATTCTTCAATAGAAATATTAGAGCTACAATAGCGGAATCTTTCTGTTATTGAGTTGACATGAGGAGATGTCCAAAGACAACTTTTAAGTCCTTCACTATTAAGTAAAGCGTTTAAACAATGCGATGTTTCTCCTTTACCGTTAGTTCCACCAATAATTATAACCTTGGATTTTTCTTCGATAGCTTTTCGATCTAGGGAAAGATAAGATCGTATATGATCTAGTTTTGGGCGAAAGTTCTCTTTACCACATAAGTTAATAAGCCGAGTAAGAAA
This is a stretch of genomic DNA from Halobacteriovorax vibrionivorans. It encodes these proteins:
- a CDS encoding LPS-assembly protein LptD; protein product: MLICKSILILGSSHAHAATPKVLAFGENDEVQILSDKAYRKSSDNSYEAHGNVIIKLGTDTVYGEKASISLGTGLGKIWGNVRYTGAKFNLYGTEISYSLKKAEFKVKNAKLVDESFVLRGKEIVRKNSGVFTAKEAEFTTCKDCPESWSIQGQEVTVVPDDYISMKHTFIKINGVIIVYIPYIALPIRKVRESGLLFPTIGLDFDEGFFFRQPIFWAINENSDMTFSPTVYGRRGNGLELEYRNNLGKFSNFEFESRTVNDKIWQPGKLDIEASGEDEIRGAYELNYFYHPNNNISFLANSTYLSDLDIQSDYEEYFDKDIYMGNEKGTTVSTDYMGDSVLINLYSSFMSNSIFSDPEEFDSSYVQNTLSLGIGHKPFNILNSKGLLSKINFYQNLKFDYFKQDVVQENNYYRNIQRFDYNPTLEFVFKPIFNLNLKFEAGLDAQYYILPTEKSDKQNGYKYGNYVNTSIWFDIEKVYGRAFIQEEVIQPVFVEDDERNLIAKIPSTEKEELNVRKLYRSSYKHSIKLGLNHFYYNSQKYRGNAALGNQFALLQDDGRFDERDIIRGRNNTLEDVSTRTDLPESNTIEFVFNNNFLKKTPKANYEMFKNFNYQLDNYDYKKVAWFNISQGLILEDETNKELTTSERLTRLAIMGGLNFDKFQFNLSEYYFHTESKHITQLSLSQSMDRFEYKIGLNYDSFASERRYFTADIDFELNDTFSFRTGYYYDIDLERMYESYIGSRYNPLNNCWVFDVEYRQKDEYVNNKLKLDRSIALKILINYNAKNFDSVFGVTL
- a CDS encoding folylpolyglutamate synthase/dihydrofolate synthase family protein codes for the protein MKSPIDKRHLSSKQEEVFLTRLINLCGKENFRPKLDHIRSYLSLDRKAIEEKSKVIIIGGTNGKGETSHCLNALLNSEGLKSCLWTSPHVNSITERFRYCSSNISIEELIELLDKYEEDIIRLQLSFYEALFVLFIKYAVSLDIEYLILEVGLGGRFDATNIFTKPVAAITSIGLDHTQILGSTLKEILFEKYGITRISGRLFENIEQKFLKDILCNWCDRDSINCTSVSNESETDFQLRNRQMAMALFSHITGITNINDDFKWPITPGRGDHIDFGEFEFTFFGAHNLLGHQKLLQSLNDTNKVQYDVLISFSSGRQDQIKSILKLYKTYPCIVKSVNILEFQHERALSSAQIKKELQSETKVYEMHNFLDTILGINEEIESNKYSASSTADMPQNIQLQTRNILVVGSYYFIADMQKYLNIRK